Proteins from a genomic interval of Zingiber officinale cultivar Zhangliang chromosome 1B, Zo_v1.1, whole genome shotgun sequence:
- the LOC122047143 gene encoding uncharacterized protein LOC122047143 produces MAKLFEDAEFWLPAEILGDDEFFLGNRAGDGNPAGLPAVSLRRELPFGFAASLDSPVESVTDEEENYVAGLTKQMAHYFLQDDDKEVEVEVSAGAADNSRAMSGSPQSTLCAWAASSNKGSPNGPSLVSSPPTLSPLKERGKAENPRDMLHEAAGQVMRLRLDELGRQESLYHRGILGAHRTSPTASAPKKVDAGFLSPNPVLSQQQLQAARFYHLKRQLAIKQQLSAAAWVKQAKLKPSAGCGRYCETPYCRPLDLPASAWPPLRKPPPAQTHPPLASPGTGMRAVFLHTAGARKESAGTGVFLPRTAVHQLEPKKKTGCSTVLVPDRVVRALNLNFDEFAAQPRCSGGFVLSHETLIGRSNVVPSHHKKPHHRLSTQPPTGLAAYPASAAAVATVHETGLPQEWTY; encoded by the exons ATGGCGAAGTTGTTTGAGGATGCGGAGTTTTGGCTGCCCGCCGAGATCCTTGGCGACGACGAGTTCTTTCTCGGAAATCGCGCCGGGGATGGAAATCCGGCAGGTTTGCCGGCCGTTAGCTTGCGTAGAGAGTTACCTTTTGGGTTCGCGGCGAGTCTGGACTCGCCGGTGGAGTCCGTCACGGACGAGGAGGAGAACTACGTGGCCGGGCTCACGAAGCAGATGGCTCATTACTTTTTGCAAGACGACGACAAAGAGGTCGAGGTCGAAGTCTCTGCTGGAGCGGCGGACAACTCGAGG GCTATGTCCGGCTCGCCTCAGTCCACGCTTTGTGCGTGGGCGGCTTCCTCCAACAAGGGAAGCCCGAATGGACCCTCGTTGGTGTCGTCGCCGCCGACGTTGTCCCCGCTAAAGGAGAGGGGGAAGGCGGAGAACCCTCGTGATATGCTTCACGAGGCAGCGGGGCAGGTGATGCGTTTGCGACTCGACGAGCTCGGCCGTCAAGAGAGCTTATATCATCGGGGAATTCTCGGGGCGCATAGGACTTCGCCGACTGCCTCTGCTCCGAAGAAAGTCGACGCCGGGTTTTTGTCCCCGAATCCTGTTCTTAGCCAACAACAGTTACAAGCTGCCCGC TTTTACCACTTGAAGAGGCAACTAGCGATAAAGCAGCAGCTCTCGGCGGCGGCCTGGGTAAAACAGGCCAAACTCAAACCATCCGCCGGCTGCGGACGGTACTGCGAAACTCCCTACTGCCGTCCCTTGGATCTTCCCGCGTCAGCGTGGCCACCGTTGCGAAAACCCCCTCCAGCTCAAACGCATCCGCCACTCGCCTCACCGGGTACCGGCATGCGTGCTGTGTTCCTGCACACCGCAGGAGCCCGAAAGGAGTCCGCCGGCACCGGCGTCTTCCTTCCCCGCACTGCCGTCCACCAGCTCGAACCAAAGAAAAAGACAG GCTGTTCCACCGTTTTGGTGCCCGACAGGGTAGTACGAGCCTTGAACCTGAACTTTGATGAGTTCGCAGCCCAACCACGCTGCTCTGGAGGCTTTGTTCTCAGCCATG AAACTCTCATCGGGCGAAGCAACGTCGTGCCGTCCCATCACAAGAAGCCCCACCACAGACTCAGCACGCAACCGCCGACTGGTCTCGCAGCATATCCAGCATCAGCCGCAGCAGTAGCAACTGTTCACGAGACGGGACTGCCACAGGAGTGGACATACTGA
- the LOC122015689 gene encoding uncharacterized protein LOC122015689, whose amino-acid sequence MPTHRDTFCRIRPYPRGLRRALRGFALPVIPGPALPFPPSAFSSTNLLLPFHFFRAIALSVGRWGSFSASSPPSSSVLSSYSSRVLVSYTADDSSLFASYSNLALDLIRGKSRLMIMDSSLEGQYAHEEDPTKLMELVSKCLPFKARDVHSNL is encoded by the exons ATGCCGACTCACCGAGATACTTTTTGTCGAATCAGACCTTATCCTCGAGGGCTCCGCCGTGCTCTCCGCGGCTTTGCCCTTCCCGTCATCCCCGGGCCCGCCCTTCCCTTCCCCCCTTCAGCCTTCTCCTCTACCAACCTCCTTCTCCCCTTCCACTTCTTTCGTGCCATCGCCTTGAGCGTGGGGCGATGGGGATCATTTTCCGCTTCCAGCCCTCCCTCGTCGTCGGTACTAAGCTCCTACTCTTCAAGGGTGCTCGTCTCCTACACGGCGGACGATAGCAGCCTCTTCGCTTCATATTCTAATTTG GCACTAGATTTGATAAGAGGAAAGAGCAGGTTGATGATAATGGATTCATCCCTGGAGGGGCAATATGCTCATGAAGAAGATCCTACAAAGCTAATGGAACTTGTTTCAAAATGTCTACCGTTCAAGGCAAGAGATGTACATAGTAATTTATAG